From Vanrija pseudolonga chromosome 1, complete sequence, a single genomic window includes:
- the CYN1 gene encoding Cyanate hydratase — protein MAALHAHSVTLLEAKQRSGLTFAQIAEKVGKEEVWVATVFFGNMYADDETAAKIAAAVGLSDEATIKAVAGKGPASLGVDGMVVRKPSWEGGVPTDPVLYRLYEVIMVHGLSIKAIIQEKFQDGIMSAINFKAKVDRVPDPKGDRVVITLDGKFLSYEF, from the exons ATGGCAGCCCTCCACGCCCACTCCGtcaccctcctcgaggccaagcagcGCTCGGGGCTCACGTTCGCCCAGATCGCCGAAAaggtcggcaaggaggaggtcTGGGTCGCCACCGTCTTCTTCGGCAACATGTACGCTGATGACGAGACGGCGGCCAAgatcgccgcggccgtcgggctcagcgacgaggcgacgatcAAGGCTGTCGCTGGCAAGGGGCCTGcgagcctcggcgtcgacggcatgGTCGTGCGCAAGCCGAGctgggagggcggcgtgccgacg GACCCCGTCCTCTACCGCCTTTATGAGGTCATCATGGTCCACGGCCTGTCCATCAAGGCCATCATCCAGGAGAAGTTCCAGGACGGTATCATGTCGGCCATCAACTTCAAGGCAAAAGTCGACCGCGTGCCGGACCCGAAGGGCGACCGCGTGGTCATCACGCTGGAcggcaag TTCCTTTCGTACGAGTTCTAA